The Tripterygium wilfordii isolate XIE 37 chromosome 1, ASM1340144v1, whole genome shotgun sequence sequence gagaaagcaaaaAATGCAATACAAGAACTTGGGACGATCGGGGCTGAAGGTGAGCCAGCTCTCCTATGGAGCTTGGGTGAGCTTCGGAAACCAAATCGATGTGAAGGAGGCGAAGTCGCTCTTGCAGTGCTGCCGTGACAATGGAGTCAATTTCTTCGACAACGCAGAGGTCTATGCCAATGGCCGCGCTGAGGAGATCATGGGCCAGGCCATACGTGAGCTCGGATGGAAGCGATCCGATGTCGTCATCTCCACCAAGATCTTCTGGGGCGGCCCCGGACCGAACGATAAGGGTCTATCCAGGAAGCACATCATTGAAGGCACTAAGGCCTCCCTCAAGAGACTCGACACGGACTACGTCGATGTCATCTACTGTCACAGGTTAAATCCACTCATATtgatgctgctgctgttgtttaTTCGTGATTGTAGGATAAAATTTATTGATCTCTTTCCCTAAAAGTAGGTCTTTGAAGAACATCTGGTTTGAATTACTGTaggataaaatttattttgtctgATTCCAATTATGGTGCTTGATGTGGCTTGTGTGATGTGATTATTGACTATCTCAGGCCAGACTCATCAACACCGATTGAGGAGACTGTTAGGGCAATGAATCACGTGATTGATAAGGGGTGGGCTTTCTATTGGGGGACTAGTGAATGGTCAGCACAGCAGATCACTGAAGCATGGGGGATTGCGGAGAGGTTGGATTTGATTGGACCAGTTGTGGAGCAGCCAGAATATAATCTATTGTCTAGGCACAAGGTGAGGACTTTTGTCGCACGTATGGTTTAGTTTCTCTTCTGGGGTCTCCTTTGTAGGTCCAGTCCTACTGTTTTTAAATATACGTCTTCG is a genomic window containing:
- the LOC120002845 gene encoding probable voltage-gated potassium channel subunit beta; translated protein: MQYKNLGRSGLKVSQLSYGAWVSFGNQIDVKEAKSLLQCCRDNGVNFFDNAEVYANGRAEEIMGQAIRELGWKRSDVVISTKIFWGGPGPNDKGLSRKHIIEGTKASLKRLDTDYVDVIYCHRPDSSTPIEETVRAMNHVIDKGWAFYWGTSEWSAQQITEAWGIAERLDLIGPVVEQPEYNLLSRHKVESEYLPLYSNYGIGLTTWSPLASGVLTGKYNKGNIPADSRFALENYKNLASRSLVDDVLKKVNGLKPIADELGVPLAQLAIAWCAANPNVSSVITGATKESQIQENMKAIEVIPLLTPAVMEKIEAVVQTKPKRPDSYR